The window ACACTCGGAGGCATTGGAGTGAGTGGGCAACTGGGTTTATGGACTTGGCTGGAATTAGTAATAGTTAGAACATTGGTAATTAGAGGATGATAATTATGTATTTCGAATATTGATACCTAATAATTATGCCTAGTAGTAGTTTATACCTGCGCATTCTATGCActtcccccttttttccgGTCCTACAGTGTATCTCAGTGGCGCACTGGGATACGGCTACTCAAGGAAATGTACCAGATGCAACACAGAGCATGGCGAATTAGATGAAGCTCATCATCTACAAGGCGCCTGTGGAGCTATCCGAAGGAGCGTGCGGTGGAAAGTAAACATCGGGCTGATACCCATACTACGAGCACCAAATTCAGTGTATGCTAGTTCGGCGTATTCCTTCCTCTCAAAGGGGTTCTCACAGTGAAGCCAAACAGGAGACAGTAATGAAGCCAGCCATACGTCATTGGCTCTACATGATTTTATGTATGTTTTATGGATGTGCTTTCGAACAAGTGTGTGAATATCCATATGGAACACCAGATATATTTCGCCCGCCGCTGGTTTGTTGGTCGGTGACTTTGAAACCTAATTCAGGGGGTCGAGTTACATGTAACTTGGCTGTATAAAGGGAAGTACTGTGTATATCTTTACGGCGGTGAATTCAGTTACTGTGAGCAGATAATCGCATGCAGGCTATGAGGTTTTCGAAAGGTTTGGAATATTCTGTTTGTTTCCTGTAAGTATATGGAGATTGCGCGGCTGGTGGCGTTGAGGGCTTCGTATCACGATGGCAACCCGCATTGTGGAAAGCCACCAGATACCTAGATAGGAAATTCACAGAGGGGCATTCAATCAAACCACTACCTTATTTCTAGCTAAACTTCAAGAACCAAAGGGATAATGGAGCGACGAGGTCACAGGGAACGCGTCACTGCAAGCCGCCAGCTGGCAAATAAACACACCTGGCCGCAAAACGCTCGTTGGTAACTTCAGCCCAGCTTCACATATGAGTGAATTTGAGTGCTTGTGCCCATATCAAACgaaaataaagtaaaagttgAAAATTAACAACGTGGCTTCGGCgcttttgtttgttttgccggatatctcttcttctcttgtttaCTTTGGTTTCCTttcctccctctcctttcttactcctcttcttccacacaTACGCATCGCTTCATCCAAACATATTTGCTCTGCTTAAGCACAATAAATACGTTATCGTTCATCAGAAATCGTAATCTACGACTAAATCAGAACGTATTTTGCTACGCTTGGCCACTACACATTTTTCACCAACAGAACCAAAAATCTAATGGTCCGTCAATTCGAACGTATCGTTAGGCAAGTGGCTGCTCCTCTTACCCAAGAGGAGATGGACTCAGTGAACGCTACACATGCCGAAGCTACTCAGCTTATGATAAGCTCATTGGGTCCGCCACCTATCGGAATGGACCACCAAGAGTACATGAATTGGGCAAATCAACAGCCTATCGAGCTCTTTCCCGGTGTTGTACTCCCCATTTCTATGATCACCGCTCCGATtaccgaggaggagatggattTCCTGAACGCTAAGATGGCCGAGTTTGCGCCGCTCAACGCGCAGATCATCGATGAACCCCGATGGTATCTTAGCGGCGTGCACCGATCCAGGATCGACCTCAAGGGCATCGCATCTGAGTCTTATCAGTGCTCTGACGGTTACTGGCGTATACTGGAAGGGGATCAGTTGGAAAGTGCTAGGAGACGAACTACGAACCTCCAAGCCCCTACTAGGGCTGCCATTCCCCGGCCTGCGGCCCTTCAGACTCCTGTCCATCAAACTGCAGCTCTTCAGACTCCTGTCCATCAAACTGCAGCCCTTCAGACTCCAGTTGTACGAGCTACGGCCCACGACGCTCCAGTTGCCAATGGACAGTTTGGTAATGCGTTCTCGCAGACGGCGCACTTTCAATGAAGATGGGTTGAATCAAAGGGGATTGCTtgggtggatggatggatggacggaTGGACGGGTATTGGTTGAGATTGTACAGTACGAATTGGAAATTGTTTGGATAGATGGGAGGATATTGtttggatggatgggaggATATTGTTTGGATGGATTGTACGATTTGGATATTGCTTGGGTGGATTGTACAAATTGGGTATTAGATAGTTACCTACCTACCAACTTGGAAGGTTTGTATTAATAAATGTGTTTTTTGGTGCATGAAGTTGGATTCCTACAGTCGTAAAAGTACAAAGCAACTGATTTCATTAGAACAAGAATAACAAAAGATTCGTGAACACGCATGTTGAAGAGTTCCTCTCCTTTCAATCATTGCGATGCGTCGCTTGCGCCGATTCGGAGCTGTGAAAGTtgattgaagaagaaatggacaCATTCCCAtctagttttttattatatttattcaTGCAGTTCCTTagatgccttttttctttccttttctattTGCTCTATGCCCTCATTGTACCTATATACCTATATGTTGAGGCTCTATCATGGCTCATGGGGCGACCGTCGGCAGAAGCTAATTCTGAAGCGTGATCTCTACGAAGAGGAACGTAGGAACACGCGATGTCGGATCAAAAAGCTTGTCTTATCTATGATACGGGATCCAGGGCTGCTATATATAAGGCGGCGGTCTCTGTTCTTCCTTCCCTGGGGATGTCGGGGCAGGCGTCCCCCAACAGGCCCAGTATTGGATGCTTTGAGTCTCGGTCGTTGTGAGTCAGCGAGGATCAGGGCCGTATGGCATCATTGACGCTCAATACAAatctacctacatgtagtcatTATACCTTAGTAATAGTAGCGCGGGGTATAATATATCTTCTTCAACCGAGATATTCTTCTTGGTAGGCATTCACGTAAAGCGTTGATGCTACTGTTCCCAAAATTTATTCTTCCTTAAAATTCCCTTTTTATGTTTCGCTGCTAATGGTGAAACTGAAGCCGAGAGAGTTTCGCCTATGTAGCTACCTAGGTACGAAGACGGCTTTAGAACCTTTACTCTCTTCAAATCTCCACATtctataaaaaaaggaaaagtctATGTTATCCAGCATCCTAATTGTGGCAGTTGTAGCCCTGCCTATTTAGCGGGAGTGCTGGACGATAGAACTGGGATAGATGCTGGATTATAACTTTCCCTTGAAAAATAGGTAGGGGCCGCAAATTGAATATTCACACGAACACCAATACTAAGAGCACTGTTTATGCTAACAATCAGCAACGCTCATGTGCACATGTTTGCATCCTTGTGTGCACAAAATTACAGATTCCCTGTCTTTCTTCGCACCGCTTGTTACCTACTTTGCGTTGACGCCCTAATTGAAAATAGGTGGCACTCAGTTGTCATTTTCCAATCTCATCGTTTATTGCATACGTGTAATGCTATCATTAATCTTAGCTGGCGAGCCGCGAATGGGTGGAGGCGCAGGCAGTGAGTAAACTTTTTGCCAAGAACCAGCTCAATCTGCCAAGGCTGGATTGGATGTAGCCGCATGTACCTTTTGCTCTCCGTGCAAGTACCCTCTTTATCTCACTCATCAATCCCTTCAGAGCTCACACTCCACAACGAACCtcgatgttttttttttctcctccaaaCTTCGGTTCACGGCCACGATGGACCTGGACACGTGCGACATCAAAGTTAGGGCACGTGTTGCCTCAATATTTGCCCCCCCCTCACAGGAGAGGAGGAGCTACTGCAAGTGCGGAGAATGCAGGATCCAAGCTTGGGCTGTGGACGGCGTCGACGCGGAGTTGAGGGGTCTTCGTGGGTGGTTTCATGAATCATGATTCAAGGCTGCTTACGAAGTGGACGGCGCGGTACAGTATGCtgttgatttcttttctgttcCATGGGCATGGCACCCCCCCCCGCTTGCACATACCGCTTCTTACACCGTACCTAGCTATTCCTCCATTATCACCTGCAGTATACGGCTCCGTCACTTGATATCCTAGGCACTACTGTAGTATCCGTAAATATTACTTGCACACTCGTAGAATCAGGTACTCTTCACAAGTGGATgagagcaaagaagaggctctGCTGAGCAGAGTCGCCCATATGCCGGCCTCTCAAACTAGCATCTGCTAGCTCTGAGAGGCTGCTGGGCTTGGCAGACGAGCATTGCCCTTTTCTCCCTTCCTCGTTTTCCCCTTCTCAATTGCGGGGAAGACGGAAGAGGAGTGGAGAGCCCTAAAGCTGAGGGAGGGGAGACCGTTGGGTGATGAAGCAGCCTTGGCAGCGTAGAGCTATCGCTAGCCGCCCGGGCTCGTTGGGATGGCATGGATGCTTATCTGGACCACGACGGCTTGAAGCTAATGGTCGGGATCCGGAAGAGGCCTACAGCAGGACTGGGGCGATCATGAAACACGACTATAAGCTGAGCCGAGTTTATATTGTCATGAGCATATTGGATGCTCAGCAGGCTGCTCATTGTagaatatacttttttttcttcttaaatattcttttattataggCATCTAAGCATATTGcgatatttttttttaccacATCGTGGAAGATGTGTATTCCTCCTCCCAGTCTTACTTTTGACGAAAGTGGCCTATTACTATGTGACGGTCTAACAAAGTCTGGATGCACTTTGCACGGGAAAACGCCTTGTTTTCTAGCTATAGATTGATATGAATTTCGCTACAGAAAACTATAGCTGCTATAGAGAAAGTAGCTGCTAAAGGTACCTGGAGTAGGCACCTAGGAACTGGGCAGAGCGGAAAACAGCTGTTGGTGACTGATGATGAGACCTGTCCAGAGCCTGAACTGAGAGGACCGTCAAGTGGCGTCTTGCGACTTGCTGATGGCTTCGGATTTCCATGGAGAGTTTAATATCTGGAAAAGGCCCAACAAGTTGCTGATACCTAGTGTAGGTAATCTTGTTGACTCATCCCGGCAGGCTGCGGAATCAACGAGTTCGCGGCAACTCGAGCAAACgcggcaatcttggcattCATAATGCTTCTTTCGACTTTAGTATTAAAGCAGCGATCATGCCAATGGAGAAAATAATGCCAGGAAAGAGCTCAATAGGTTGCTGATAGGCTCAGCGCATGCAATTGTGTTCACTGATCCCAATGGGACGGGGACCTAATGAATCTATGATAACACGGGCAGTTTCGGCACGTCCTACGTTCCATAAGTCTACCTCCTCTTAAATAAGAGGAGCAGCCATCATTCTGATGGAGAGTGTGATGCCTGGAAAAAGCCTAACAACCTGCTGATTTACCCAGTTGATGTACTCTTGAGATATCTGGGCAGATCATGAGGTGATTCGCATGTTGTGTAGGGCAAACTCGGCACTCGGGGGGTTTCATTCTGTCTATCGCTTCTTGAGAGAGCGACGCAACCATTATTTCGATGATGATTTGGACGCCTGGAAGAGGTTCCACAGCCTGCTGAAATGCCCAGTTGAAGTATTATGGGGTCATTTCGGCAGGATGTGGACCCAACGAGTTGATACATGCGCGAGCAGTCTCGGCAAGTCTCGCGTGGAAGGAGTTGATCTCCTCTTGGGAGAATGGAGCGGCCAGGTCGTCGAATGTCATCCTGCGGCGGCCATGAGAAGGACCAGCAGGTGTGTGGAGTATGTTCTCCGGGTTAAATCCCCCCGGATTTGTAGGCAAGTTGTTGGATTGATAGGACATTTGGACCAGAAATTCGTTCATATACTCGAAAGTGTGTTGTCGTTGGCTGTAGATGGTGTGCTCTGGCTAAGCGTAGCAAGTGTGCTCTGATTCCGTCGTCGATTGCGTATTCTGATGAATGGTAGTGCTGCCTTGAGAAGGCCCAGCTGATAAATGCAATGACGTTTTTATTAACGAAAGTTAGGGGATCGGCGACGATCAGGCACTCGGAGACGACTGGGTATTCGAAGACGATCAGATACCGTCGAAAGTAGGAGAGCGCACATCATGCCATCTGGAGATGTCGTAacgagaagatgaagaggttgaggCGATCAAGACGGAGTATATAAAGGGCCAAGTTTGTCTCAGACGATCGAGCACGAACGAACTACAAGTACTAGTATTATTCAGGTCTATCTACGAATATGAAGCTCTAATACGCGTACGCTCTGTGGAGAAAGCCCAGCAGGCTGTCGGTTAGCTAGGTTTATGTTACCTTAAGCATACTCCCTCACGTCTGCGCTTTATAGTTTTCTCCTAAAGTAAATTTGAAGCTTATCTCCTCCTAGATAATCCAGATGTCTGCGAGGGGTCCAGCAAGCTGCTGATGAAATGcgagatggccttgagcaAACTCGGCAAGCTGCTCACCAAATGAGTTCATGTTGTCGTCAGTAAGCCAGCGGACTGTTGAACAGCTGGGTTCATGCTGCTTAGAGTGTTGAACAGCTGGGTTCATGCTGTTTAGAGAACGTAATCTCAACAGGCTGTtgttttaaataaaagattaATCGTATTGAATCTAAAGATGAGTTTATAGCACGCGGCTCCATTCCCATAGTGAAACTCTAATCGGCAAACACTCCAATGCCATTTCCCCCAACAGCCGCGTATTTAATAAGGTTATTCTCACTCCGCAGTTTTTACATTGATTGAGTTCATTTTATCTGGAGAAAGCGGAGCAGCCAGCCTCGGCTATTATCATGTTGCCTTGATAAGGCTGTTGAGTGGCTGAGATCATTGTCATCTTGAGGTCCGCGGGATCCGTGAAGCTGGCACTATTGGGAATACGATACGATGCGATACGTGTACTTCTACTGCCAAGGAGCAAATCTCATTGTACAGTAAGCAGAAACGAGTGCCGAGAGAAGGGTCCATGTTCGTACAAAGCCAATCTGCAGCGGTACTTGGCTGGGCGTCCTGCAGGGGGCTCGTACTATAGTATTCCGGGCGGGTTTGAAGAAATTTCATCATTTCAAgtgcatgtgcatgtgcatgtgcatgtgcatgcagCAACGCGGTGAGCGCAAAGTACCGTCGACCTGTGTAACGCATGGAACTTTCCAGCGGCCATGAGTAACCTGTACGCGTAAGACTACGGTCGAGTCGTGGGAGCTGCAAGCTGGTGACTCACGCTTACTGGGCAATTCGGATCTCGGCGTTGCCTCCGTGCAGAGTTGCAGTGCAGTGCTACTTGAATACTGGTTTTAATTACAAGAGGCAAAGGATGCTTACGAGAGAGGCAACTGACAAATACGCGTTCCTGTTGGAGCGTTTGTTGCCATCGGGGCTGGGGCTATGCGGGCTCCAAGTCGAGTCGTTGCCTCTCCGCTTACGAGTGCTGCAGCACAGTTCCAATTGTTTATGCGGTGACGGCGATGCAGGAGGTTGATGCTGCATGTCACTAttgatgcagcagcaggtatGTTGACTCGGACATTGAATTGCCATCGACCCTGTGCCTGTCCTGTCACGGAAAGGAAGGTGAGCAGACAGGGAAATGATTTATTGCCGGATACGGACGGACAGAATCAGGCCAGGTCAGATCAGATCAGACAAATGCTACTGCAGGCTACTTATTCAGTCGCAGCCCCGTGATGTCAAATTGGCTACGAACTTAAGGTAGGTTGACTAGCCAGTGCGCCGATCACCAAACAAATTGGGGTGCCATGCCGTGCCGTCATAAGGCACGAAATAACATGAACACGGAGAATCCCGTCTTATTCCATTACCGTCTATCCCGAGCAATCATCACTTCTAAATCTCCAATTGCAACAAATCGCATAAAGACAGACTAAACAGAAATCAGATCAAACAATACGTGCTAGCGCCGCCGATAAAAATTCAACAGCCGGGTCACACGATGTCCAGCCCTGCTGGCCCCACTGCCGATTGCCTGTCGATGGTTCGTGATGGCGTCGACGCACCTTGGCAGGCTTAGCACCAACTTACGAGGGAGCCCCAAGacggcagctggagctgatcTGATGGCGCGATACATTCACTGCAAGCCCAACAGGCAGCGCGTCCCAGGTCGCGCGCTATCACCGCCTCCCCCTCTTTTGCCTGCTGCCGCTTGCGTTCTCCTCACAGCTCCAGCGGGGCAAACAAACATTTTCGCCCTTGTGCCCTGTGGCTCTCCCCTCCCCGGCAAGCGTCTCTAGCTTGGGGGGCGAAaaatgctttttttctcccgGGTTCAGTGTTAGCGGAGGTTGATGCCTGACCGACCACTGGCCTTGTCCTGGCCTGATTGAAACCTCTCGTGATTAATCTCTTGCATGCCCGGACCCCGACAGGCCTCCAGCTGTAAATCCCCGTTTGTCTTGCCTGATCGCCCGGCCATTGGTGCTGTCCGGAGCCTGCATCTGCTATACAGTATCCGTCCGTGGCTTGGCCTGTCCTGACCAGAGCAAACCCTGGCTCTCGGCTGTGGCTCGTGTGCCCAATCCTGTGTAATGCAGCAGGCCATCGTCATGTCGTCGCAGCCGCCGTcgctggcagcagcggcgatgCCTGTCGTCGCCACAgcgtctgcctctgcctctgcctctgcttcttctacttcacCGCAgctgccatcgccgtcgtcgtcctcttctccgcattcttcgtcctcgtccagcGATACCGTCACCTGCGCGCCCTCTGCGTCTTCGCCCTCGCCTGGCACCGCCTCGGCACACGACAGTCACCACCGCGCAAAGGCCCTAGAGCGGCTAGTTCTCAACGGTAAGCCATTCATCTCGATACAGGCACGCGCGCACTCCAAAAGCGTTTTGCATGCCTCACCGGGCGAGTATCTGCCCAATTCCCCAGAGACAACAACGACAGCAATCCAAGACAATACATTGCCCGTCAAAACGTCCCTCGCTGCTCAGCGTCCCGCATTCCAAGTCCCGAGACCCTGTTCCTCATCCTGATCCTGCGTCATCTCACTCCATCTCCCCTTACACCTTACACGCTGCCGTTTAGCTTTAGCGTTTTTCAGCCACCATTTTGTGGCCAACAGCTTGTATCGACGACTAGCTCCATGTGTCACTGCAATTCAAGCTCCTCGCCTTCCGAGACATGCATCAGCTGGTACTTGGCGGTACTTTGATTCACTCTTGGCATGGCGAGGCTCCTCCTCTCAGAACTGGGTACGAGGCAGTACATGGCACAACTTCTTGGCTTCGCCTCTTGCAACCTTATCCAATCACCCTCCCAACTACCTATGTATATTCCTAATCCTATTGCTCTTCCTATTCCTTTCCCTCTATTCTCTGTCATAAATCGCCTCCCTTCaacctccctcttcttcaattgATTCTTCCTACTCTACTCATCTCATCGCTGTATGTCTTgtctgctttgcttctttacCCCCCGGCATCcctcattgccattgcttTCTCCTCCATTACTGAGCAGTTGGTAGTCCATTGCTTTCTTCATGGTGCCTGCTTTGATTCTATAGCCAGCCTCAAGCTGAGGTAGCTATTCAAGCCACTCCCTCTAGCGATGCATCTGCTCCTCCATTGGCAGAATCTCGTTCATGCAACGGGAGCATCGACGTTGGTGTGTTTTTACTTGTCGCGTGCCTCCGTCTCGCCTCATCTCACCTCATTCCATAATCTATATCGTTTCATTCATACTTTTCACTTGCTACGCTTCAACTTACTTCTCATGCCTCCATCACAAGCTTCAACACTCAGCACTAGTCGCTCCTCATCCATGTCAACTACACCGCCCCCCCGTCTCACCCTTTCACTCCCCTTTCGCTTGGATAAATTAGCCTTGGCTGCATGTCGTCGATAAAACATAAATCAACAAGGTGCTGACGTCTTCTTTGCCCGATCTCTTAGGCGCTATAGATCTTGCTGCCGATTCAAATCTCGGCCACCGGCCACCACCATCTTTATTAGCTGAAGAACAGCACTCCACCTCTTCACTGCCAGCTTTTTCAGTCCCAGAAGCATTTTCCTCTACGGCAGATCCTGACACTGCCATGATCTTCTCAGACTTCTACAAAGGGCGGCGGTCACCTTTATCTCGGCTTCGTGGGCAGAGTCCCCACTCCTCGGCAAATTCACCGCCTTGGCTTGTTCCTGAATACATAGACCTGTTTAGCAAAGACAAGTACAGGCAAAAGGATACCATTAAGAAATATCTGGCTGCCAAGGTGAAGAATAATTGGAACTTTGAATGGTCACCGCCCCGCAAGACCAAATCCAAGGCCACCGAAAACCCCAGTGGCGCAGACGAGGAAAAGAACCCCTCTGCCAAAGAGTCCGAACCGGAAGCAATTAGGGTTGATTCTGCCAAAGACATACGAGATGACGCTTccgatgatgccgatgccgacgccgacgccgaagCCCACGTTGACAGCAGTGCATTGAGCGACAATGCCTCAGATCACGAGGACGTGGATGCAGAtaacaacgacgacgacaccgaCTCCATCTACAGCATCGTCTCTGAAGATGCCGCCGTAAACTACCGTCCCCGTATGGACTGGTATTCTGACCTTTCTGAAGACGAAGCTGCCATTACTTCGGTCATTGAGGGCGCCGATAGTGCAGCCAGGACTTCGgccttggagaagaaagcacAGCGCCGGAGGGCTGCCCGAGAGGAAATGACTTGGAACGAGGGTCTGGCGTGCTTCCAGGCGCGGCGGGATGCTTGGACCGGTGCAAAGGTGGCTCGAGTCCGTAGCAAACCCGTCGTTTCGCCGCCAGTATCTCCTCGCTCTcgccgcttcttcttccgccgTTCCATATCCGGGTCGCCGCCTTCATTATCTTTGATCAAGTCGAATTCTCTCGCCGATAGCCGCTCAGGCACTGCATCCGACGCGTCTTCGCTCGTCAAAGACGACAAGGACCTCAGCAAGCAAGGTTCCAAAGATACCGACCAAATTTCCAATCGCCTACTACCTGTCGAGACGCTTCTTCCTATCCCTCACCCGATCCTCCCGCCTACCAACGGCTTCAGAGCGTCCATCACACCGGCGATTTACCTCAGCCTCTACGACAAGGTTATTCTTAATAGTCTGCAACCATCGTGCCCCATCAACTTATCCGACATGATTCGCTCTTGCGTTATGGGGTGGAAGCGCGATGGGGAGTGGCCTCCCAAACCATCGGCTCCCGAACCTGGAGTTGCTGCAGGACGGCGTAAGAAagccaagatggcatcgGGCACTGCGGGAAGTTCCATTGGCGTTACCGCTCGCAGATTGAGTCTCGGCCTGATAGGACGTGACAAGGATGAGAATGGTTTAGGCATTCGCAAGAGTCTTCAGAAGGCTCTTGGTTTGGGACCATCACCGGCAAATCCACAGCATTGATTGGCATGTTTGCAAGGGCAATTGTTGCCTGCGCCAACATTCTATATTCGACGAAAAGGCGGTCTCCGTAGGCTTTACGAGGACCCAAGCGCAGGAAATGATATATCATGGGAGGCAGCGGCGTCTTGAGAAACTGGAAATTGCCATTTGGCATCATGAGTCTTGGGTGCTACTTTTTTGTTTACGGTGTACAGACATTGCTTTGTGCAATGGTCTCTCCCATATACCCCATTCAGCGTTTTTACTTTGGCGAGGAAATGGCACTGGATGGCTATCACGgactctttctttctcttgttttctttctttgtgttTTTGTTTACTGGGTTTTTGTTTATTGGGTTTTTTCTGGATTATGAGAAATGAACATTCACCAGCGTCTTAATAACAAGTCGCGATTTAGCCAATTTTGCTTTCTTGATTATGTGCCGAAAGACGGTCAAGTTGGACCTTGAAAGTTATTCTCATCattggatgatgatggaagactGACTATTAGGAACCTGAGCATAACATATTGATAACATTgctaatttttttaaatctctctcttctctgccacAATTTCTCTCTACTCTATACTAGGCATCTGAAATAATATACAAACCAAATCACTCAGATTCATTTCCAAACAGCTTGGCGTGAGGATCCTTTAACAACATTCCTACAGCAGTGACCAAATCATCCAATAACCCTCTAGCATATCCACCCCAGCTCTCGAAAGTAACAATCTCCAAGGTCAGCTTGTTACTGTTATCATGAACGAATGCTTGAATCTTCCACTCGCGCAGTGGCTCTTCGTGGGGATAAATCGTTTCCAGGCGACCGcttcctgcagcagcaaaggccagTTCTTCAACGTGCTCGACGTCCTGGTGGACAACGGAGTCGAACCACAGGTCGGAAGCTTTGCAGTTGGCCGTCGATAGCCAGTCGGTGCCGCAATGAGTTGATATTTCTGCGAGGCTGATGCCCTCGTGGGCAGAGCTGGCAatgtgctggtgctgaaCGCCAGAGAGAATCTCCAAGGCGGTGCAACCGGGGGGGAACCGCACGCGGACAGGGACGTATTGCC is drawn from Trichoderma atroviride chromosome 7, complete sequence and contains these coding sequences:
- a CDS encoding uncharacterized protein (antiSMASH:Cluster_7.3); translated protein: MDHQEYMNWANQQPIELFPGVVLPISMITAPITEEEMDFLNAKMAEFAPLNAQIIDEPRWYLSGVHRSRIDLKGIASESYQCSDGYWRILEGDQLESARRRTTNLQAPTRAAIPRPAALQTPVHQTAALQTPVHQTAALQTPVVRATAHDAPVANGQFGNAFSQTAHFQ
- a CDS encoding uncharacterized protein (antiSMASH:Cluster_7.3), with amino-acid sequence MNEFLVQMSYQSNNLPTNPGGFNPENILHTPAGPSHGRRRMTFDDLAAPFSQEEINSFHARLAETARACINSLGPHPAEMTP
- a CDS encoding uncharacterized protein (EggNog:ENOG41~antiSMASH:Cluster_7.3) — translated: MSSQPPSLAAAAMPVVATASASASASASSTSPQLPSPSSSSSPHSSSSSSDTVTCAPSASSPSPGTASAHDSHHRAKALERLVLNGAIDLAADSNLGHRPPPSLLAEEQHSTSSLPAFSVPEAFSSTADPDTAMIFSDFYKGRRSPLSRLRGQSPHSSANSPPWLVPEYIDLFSKDKYRQKDTIKKYLAAKVKNNWNFEWSPPRKTKSKATENPSGADEEKNPSAKESEPEAIRVDSAKDIRDDASDDADADADAEAHVDSSALSDNASDHEDVDADNNDDDTDSIYSIVSEDAAVNYRPRMDWYSDLSEDEAAITSVIEGADSAARTSALEKKAQRRRAAREEMTWNEGLACFQARRDAWTGAKVARVRSKPVVSPPVSPRSRRFFFRRSISGSPPSLSLIKSNSLADSRSGTASDASSLVKDDKDLSKQGSKDTDQISNRLLPVETLLPIPHPILPPTNGFRASITPAIYLSLYDKVILNSLQPSCPINLSDMIRSCVMGWKRDGEWPPKPSAPEPGVAAGRRKKAKMASGTAGSSIGVTARRLSLGLIGRDKDENGLGIRKSLQKALGLGPSPANPQH